Proteins from a single region of Rhea pennata isolate bPtePen1 chromosome 6, bPtePen1.pri, whole genome shotgun sequence:
- the YBEY gene encoding endoribonuclease YbeY isoform X1, translating into MSVVIRNAQRAVVVRRAPLRRAVGALRAALGAARFDVALVCASNGTMRRLNAAYRRRDEPTDVLSFPFHQVAAGELPRPRFRDEYNLGDIFLGVEYIGEQCRRSGEDFDSVLAVTAAHGLCHLLGYQHNTKSQWQQMYQKEKEILEELSRATGAELRPLTADLF; encoded by the exons ATGAGCGTGGTGATCCGCAACGCGCAGCGGGCGGTGGTGGTGCggcgcgccccgctccgccgcgccgtCGGCGCCCTGCGGGCCGCCCTGGGTGCCGCCCGCTTCGACGTGGCGCTGGTCTGCGCCAGCAACGGCACCATGCGGCGGCTCAACGCGGCCTACCGGCGGCGCGACGAGCCCACCGACgtgctctccttccccttccaccAGGTGGCCGCGGGGgagctgccgcggccccgcttCCGCGACGAGTACAACCTCGGGGACATTTTCCTGGGGGTGGAGTACATCGGCGAGCAGTGCCGCCGCAGCGGGGAGGACTTCGACAGCGTCCTCGCG GTGACTGCAGCCCATGGATTGTGTCATTTGCTTGGCTACCAGCACAACACGAAATCACAGTGGCAACAG ATGTAccagaaggagaaggagatcCTGGAGGAGCTGAGCAGAGCCACCGGCGCCGAGCTCCGGCCCCTGACAGCGGACCTCTTCTGA
- the POFUT2 gene encoding GDP-fucose protein O-fucosyltransferase 2 → MAAPGRRVLPLLLGLAALTRPPPTAAQRPPTAAAFRAGHGAAALPPAAAAAPRTRYLLYDVNPPEGFNLRRDVYIRIASLLKTLLKSENWVLVLPPWGRLYHWQSPDILQVRIPWSAFFDLSSLSKNIPVIEYEQFIAESGGPFIEQVYVLQGYAEGWKEGTWEEKIDERPCIDQLMYSKDKHEYYRGWFWGYEETRGLNVSCLSVQGSASVVAPILLKNTSAQSVMLDRAENLLHDHYGGKDYWNTRRSMVFAKHLRVVGNEFRNKYLQSTDEADRTYYNEDWTQMKAKTGTALGGPYLGVHLRRKDFIWGHREDVPTLQGAVKKIRSLLDMHKLEKVFLATDAVEEEVELLKKLLPEMVRFEPTWEELELYKDGGVAVIDQWICAHARYFIGTSVSTFSFRIHEEREILGFDPKTTYNRFCGEKEKNCEQPTHWKIVY, encoded by the exons atggcggcgccgggccgccgcgtCCTGCCGTTGCTGCTGGGCCTGGCGGCGCTCACGCGcccgccgccaacggccgcccaacggccgccaacggccgccgcctTCCGCGCGGGCcacggcgccgccgcgctgccccccgccgccgccgcggcgccgcgcaccCG ATACCTCCTGTATGACGTAAATCCTCCTGAAGGGTTCAACCTTCGCAGAGATGTCTATATTCGCATTGCGTCACTGCTGAAGACCTTGCTGAAAAGTGAAAATTGGGTGCTAGTTCTGCCTCCTTGGGGACGTCTTTATCACTGGCAGAGTCCTGACATCCTGCAAGTTCGAATCCCGTGGTCTGCGTTTTTTGATCTCTCAAGCCTCAGTAAAAACATCCCTGTCATTGAATACGAGCAGTTCATTGCAG AGTCAGGTGGTCCCTTTATTGAACAGGTGTATGTCCTACAAGGCTATGCAGAAGGATGGAAAGAAGGAACGtgggaagagaaaatagatgAAAGGCCTTGCATTGACCAGCTTATGTATTCCAAAGACAAACATGAATACTACAG aGGATGGTTCTGGGGTTATGAGGAAACACGAGGCCTAAATGTCTCTTGTCTGTCTGTCCAAGGATCTGCCTCTGTTGTGGCTCCCATCCTTTTGAAGAACACTTCAGCCCA GTCAGTGATGTTAGACAGAGCTGAAAACCTTCTTCATGACCACTACGGAGGGAAAGATTATTGGAAT ACGCGTCGGAGTATGGTGTTTGCTAAACATCTCCGTGTGGTGGGAAACGAGTTCAGAAACAAATACCTTCAATCTACAGATGAAGCAGACAGGACTTACTACAATGAGGACTGGACACAGATGAAG GCTAAGACAGGCACCGCTCTAGGTGGTCCATACCTAGGAGTTCATCTCAGAAGGAAAGACTTCATCTGGGGTCACAGAGAAGATGTACCTACCCTGCAAGGAGCGGTGAAGAAAATCCGCAGCCTGTTGGACATGCATAAACTTGAAAAAGTTTTCCTGGCCACTGATGCTGTTGAAGAGG AGGTCGAATTGCTCAAGAAACTACTGCCTGAGATGGTTAGGTTTGAACCCACTTGGGAGGAGCTAGAACTCTACAAAGACGGGGGAGTGGCTGTGATTGACCAGTGGATCTGTGCACATGCAAG GTATTTTATAGGCACCTCAGTTTCAACATTTTCCTTCCGGATTCATGAGGAAAGGGAGATCTTGGGATTTGATCCAAAAACAACTTATAACCGATTTTGtggtgagaaagagaaaaactgtgAGCAGCCAACTCACTGGAAAATTGTATACTAA
- the YBEY gene encoding endoribonuclease YbeY isoform X2, producing the protein MSVVIRNAQRAVVVRRAPLRRAVGALRAALGAARFDVALVCASNGTMRRLNAAYRRRDEPTDVLSFPFHQVAAGELPRPRFRDEYNLGDIFLGVEYIGEQCRRSGEDFDSVLAVTAAHGLCHLLGYQHNTKSQWQQCLIR; encoded by the exons ATGAGCGTGGTGATCCGCAACGCGCAGCGGGCGGTGGTGGTGCggcgcgccccgctccgccgcgccgtCGGCGCCCTGCGGGCCGCCCTGGGTGCCGCCCGCTTCGACGTGGCGCTGGTCTGCGCCAGCAACGGCACCATGCGGCGGCTCAACGCGGCCTACCGGCGGCGCGACGAGCCCACCGACgtgctctccttccccttccaccAGGTGGCCGCGGGGgagctgccgcggccccgcttCCGCGACGAGTACAACCTCGGGGACATTTTCCTGGGGGTGGAGTACATCGGCGAGCAGTGCCGCCGCAGCGGGGAGGACTTCGACAGCGTCCTCGCG GTGACTGCAGCCCATGGATTGTGTCATTTGCTTGGCTACCAGCACAACACGAAATCACAGTGGCAACAG TGTCTCATACGATAA